From a region of the Balaenoptera musculus isolate JJ_BM4_2016_0621 chromosome 15, mBalMus1.pri.v3, whole genome shotgun sequence genome:
- the LOC118880934 gene encoding uncharacterized protein LOC118880934 translates to MAKAQAQDHPPSPGPPPIPTPRRAPKSPPTCAPALPARHRDPPHSDPGCESRKRPESPPGAGSPQPLLRAGPLPPALPRLLLQVPSPRGPHPSTSTPAHPIWRRRILAKCLHVKVLASRLDAPSPPCWLLALQFSKCGRCHEPRENSRAPPAGATRRRHHGSHLAGGHTPTAAAASIYSYSRSFSVGYLYLQSIPESKDVQLARRDHVGLAVHVRWNVPPWPDVLCFPHGPPHCTWLLSSHGAAGMAADLNLRFDVSQLILVSVATCEQRLLCWVVGEREDGERSRRSWAHRESSLGKGWACRSEVRGGLRRGWTGAQRTSEVRRLNVWGGAPRQRALGGQRAGGRADGPTVGLGRGVLLRWECCSGGNAAGGRVEPRAPGHQG, encoded by the exons ATGGCCAAGGCTCAGGCCCAGgaccaccccccatccccaggaccaccccccatccccacccccaggcgtGC CCCCAAGTCTCCGCCCACGTGCGCCCCTGCTCTGCCCGCCCGGCACAGGGACCCTCCCCACTCTGACCCGGGCTGTGAGAGCCGCAAACGCCCGGAGTCCCCACCTGGGGCAGGCTCACCGCAGCCCCTGCTCCGGGCGGGACCCCTGCCCCCAGCGCTTCCACGGTTATTGCTGCAAGTTCCAAG CCCCCGcggcccccaccccagcacctCGACCCCCGCGCACCCCATCTGGAGGCGCCGCATCCTTGCAAAATGCCTGCATGTCAAAGTTCTTGCCTCCCGGTTGGACGCGCCCTCCCCGCCCTGCTGGCTGCTGGCTCTGCAGTTTTCCAAATGCGGACGATGCCACGAGCCAAGAGAAAACTCCAGAGCACCCCCGGCTGGAGCCACGCGGCGCCGGCACCACGGCTCCCACCTCGCCGGCGGGCACACCCCCACCGCGGCGGCCG CCAGCATCTACAGCTATTCCAGAAGCTTCTCTGTGGGTTACCTCTATCTTCAAAGCATCCCTGAGAG CAAGGATGTGCAGCTCGCCCGCCGAGACCACGTGGGGCTGGCCGTGCACGTCCGGTGGAACGTTCCACCGTGGCCGGATGTGCTGTGCTTCCCGCACGGGCCACCGCACTGCACGTGGCTGCTGAGCTCTCACGGTGCGGCTGGCATGGCTGCAGACCTGAACCTTCGGTTTGATGTCAGTCAGTTAATCTTAGTTTCAGTGGCCACATGTGAGCAGCGGCTACTGTGCTgggtggtgggagagagagaggatggggagCGAAGCAGGAGGTCCTGGGCCCACAGAGAGAGCAGTTTGGGGAAGGGATGGGCTTGTAGGTCAGAGGTCAGGGGAGGCCTCCGTCGGGGATGGACAGGGGCCCAAAGGACGTCTGAGGTGCGGCGGCTGAATGTCTGGGGAGGAGCACCCAGGCAGAGGGCGCTGGGAggacagagggcaggagggagggcggACGGACCTACggtggggctgggcagaggtGTGCTGCTCAGGTGGGAATGCTGCTCGGGTGGGAATGCTGCCGGGGGCAGGGTCGAGCCGCGAGCCCCAGGCCACCAGGGCTGA